A stretch of the Teredinibacter haidensis genome encodes the following:
- a CDS encoding putative bifunctional diguanylate cyclase/phosphodiesterase has translation MRKPTSSPFSRMSSSGGSPLSVNGELLSVMDVMREVIFYLDRWGTVLYGNRRARRWRALDEIRGKNIVEMAQHWDNAIETQREIMQVARTGVPSWNSRERAEEDGEVYWFNVDKIPVLDDGQNVIGVTLVVGDITEIVEREKALEDSDARYKAFIANSSDAIWRYDICPAIDIRLPINTQVEQLLKRAVLAEANEMLVKLFNVRSMEDVMGLPLNRSGSMSNRHDVFTFVKNGYKLEDQEFSRVGKLEESRYMQTSAIGVVENGFLTRAWGITRDITAQKQYLDHMEYLANHDSLTRLPNRTLLYSTVEHTLANQGSGRMMALLLIDLDRFKEINDTLGHRAGDSVLQQLGPRLEAELSEVDGMVARLGGDEFAIFLPRIRNVQQAVVMGHRFLDCLSAPFEIESISSEIGASIGISIYPQQAQDLSTLMRYADVAMYHAKKTLKGVSVYDPDHDPHSPTRLELIGALRRAIREDDLMLYFQPKIDLVSHKVYGLEALVRWHHPDLGMVPPSEFVPIAEKSNMIFPMTCWVMENTIKQCAAWRRQGFDITVAMNLSPRNVTDDRLLPELERLLEKYDLDGRFLEMEITESVILADPNRAKDIMDKMASQGISFSVDDYGTGYSSLAYLKRLPVKTLKIDKSFVQNMLGDEQDDIIVNSTVALAHNLGLKVVAEGVESEDVYQRLLEYQCDCVQGYHIARPMSIENVENWLLGSRWAIGRAVPGDI, from the coding sequence TTGAGAAAGCCTACTTCCAGCCCGTTTTCCAGGATGTCATCATCTGGTGGTTCTCCTCTTTCCGTTAACGGTGAATTATTAAGTGTTATGGATGTAATGCGTGAGGTAATTTTTTACCTTGATCGCTGGGGTACTGTGCTGTACGGAAATCGCCGAGCCCGCCGCTGGCGCGCGCTGGATGAGATCCGTGGTAAGAATATCGTAGAGATGGCGCAACACTGGGATAACGCGATCGAGACCCAGCGAGAAATAATGCAGGTGGCTCGTACCGGTGTGCCAAGCTGGAATTCCCGCGAAAGAGCAGAAGAAGACGGCGAAGTCTATTGGTTTAACGTTGATAAAATACCGGTGCTGGACGATGGCCAAAATGTTATCGGTGTAACCCTCGTGGTTGGTGATATTACCGAGATTGTGGAGCGTGAAAAGGCGCTCGAAGACAGTGATGCGCGTTATAAGGCGTTTATTGCCAATAGCTCTGATGCTATCTGGCGCTACGATATATGCCCTGCTATCGATATCCGGCTGCCGATAAATACACAAGTGGAACAGCTGCTGAAGCGTGCGGTGTTGGCCGAAGCCAATGAAATGCTGGTGAAACTCTTTAATGTGCGTTCAATGGAGGACGTGATGGGTTTGCCCTTGAATCGCAGTGGCTCCATGTCGAATAGGCACGATGTTTTTACCTTTGTGAAAAATGGTTACAAGCTGGAAGATCAGGAGTTTTCCCGCGTGGGTAAACTGGAGGAGTCGCGCTATATGCAGACGTCCGCGATTGGGGTTGTTGAAAATGGTTTCCTGACTCGCGCTTGGGGGATTACCAGGGATATTACGGCACAAAAGCAGTACCTCGATCATATGGAGTATTTGGCGAATCACGACTCGCTAACTCGCTTACCGAATAGAACCCTGTTGTATTCCACTGTTGAGCATACTTTGGCTAACCAGGGCTCCGGTCGCATGATGGCCTTGCTTTTAATCGACTTGGATCGTTTTAAAGAGATTAACGATACTCTTGGTCACCGGGCAGGGGATAGTGTGTTGCAGCAGCTCGGGCCGCGGCTGGAAGCGGAGCTTTCCGAGGTTGATGGAATGGTGGCCCGTTTGGGGGGCGATGAGTTCGCCATTTTTCTGCCGCGCATACGCAATGTTCAGCAGGCTGTTGTGATGGGGCACCGCTTTCTCGATTGCTTAAGTGCACCCTTTGAAATTGAAAGTATCAGTTCGGAAATTGGTGCCAGTATCGGTATCTCAATTTACCCGCAGCAGGCCCAGGATCTGAGTACGTTAATGCGTTATGCGGATGTGGCCATGTATCACGCGAAAAAGACATTAAAAGGTGTCTCTGTTTACGATCCAGATCACGACCCGCACTCGCCAACTCGGTTGGAGCTTATCGGTGCTTTGCGCAGAGCTATTCGTGAAGACGACCTAATGCTTTATTTTCAGCCAAAAATTGATCTGGTTTCACATAAGGTCTACGGTCTTGAAGCTCTGGTGCGCTGGCATCATCCCGACCTGGGTATGGTGCCTCCCAGCGAGTTTGTACCCATTGCGGAAAAGTCCAATATGATTTTCCCCATGACTTGTTGGGTGATGGAAAACACCATAAAACAATGTGCAGCGTGGCGAAGACAAGGGTTTGATATTACCGTAGCGATGAATCTTTCGCCTAGGAACGTGACCGACGACCGCTTACTGCCTGAGTTGGAGCGCTTGCTGGAGAAGTATGATTTGGATGGACGCTTTTTGGAGATGGAGATCACTGAGTCGGTTATTTTGGCTGATCCCAATCGTGCAAAGGATATCATGGATAAAATGGCTTCACAGGGCATTAGCTTTTCTGTGGATGATTACGGAACAGGGTACTCATCGTTGGCCTACCTCAAACGGCTACCAGTCAAAACATTGAAAATTGACAAGTCTTTCGTGCAAAACATGCTGGGTGATGAACAGGATGACATTATTGTTAACTCTACGGTCGCTCTTGCTCACAATCTGGGTTTAAAAGTCGTCGCCGAAGGCGTTGAGTCGGAAGATGTCTATCAGCGTTTGCTAGAGTACCAGTGCGACTGTGTGCAGGGGTATCATATTGCTCGACCAATGAGTATCGAGAATGTCGAAAATTGGTTGCTTGGTAGCCGTTGGGCTATTGGTAGAGCGGTTCCCGGGGATATATAG